The window GTTTATTTTTTGGATCTTCCCTTAGTCTTAGACTCCTATAACATGTCTGTGGAGGTTTTTTATTGCCTTTGGAAGATGATCCAAGTGTTTTAAGAATTggtttgcttttgcttctgccaGGTCCTGTGAAAAAGGGCAAAGAGCAGAACACGGAGCGCAGCTTTTTTCTCAGAATGAAGTGTACACTCACTAGCAGGGGAAGAACAGTGAATATAAAGTCTGCTACATGGAAGGTAACTAATGCAAAGAAATATTTGCATAGTTTGGCAGCTTCCTCTTCAGATGTCATAACACTGTATTTCAACATTTTTGCTTCATGTAACGAGCTTGAATTTCACTAAGTACTTTATAATTTAATAATTCTGCTTCATTATGCTGAATTTTAATGCTGACTACATCACAGAGGTAACTGAAACAAtgttttaaaattagtttttcaAAACTCTTTTAATGAATTTTCCATTTTAAATTAGAGGTCATTTACTTACAAACATAATTACCAAATATGTTTGCATAAAGCCTTCTCTGGGAAAAAAGCACTTGACATCACTTATGCTGATCCCTGATTTCTTTTGATTTGTCGCTGAAAATGTGATAGTTGAGGTCTCTCTGAAGGACTTCAATGCCATTCTTTTGAAGCTGCTGGCTCTCCCTTTTGTAACAGTTGGAACAAAAAGAGGCCAGCCTGATAACTTTCTGCAGTGAATGCATTTTCTCCTCTGGACAAAGTAACCTTTTACTGTATCCAGTGGATTATGGCTCACAGTTCTCTTTTATGATTTGAATTTGATTTTTCTGGATCAAACAACTTCTTTGCTGCTCTCTGTGAACTATTTCTGCTTCAGAATGGTTAAAAGAAAACCCCACAGCATGCAAAAGTTCCTGTCTATTGAAGAATGTGTTTGATCTGTGTCATCAGCTCTGCAGAATATCTAAAATGGGGGTTTCTACTCGTACCATAACTTTAGGATTTAAATTGTGGATGCCTtttgctgaggcagctgctcatcAGAGGTGCCATTACAGTGACTAGAGAGGTGTTCACAGAAATGCAGCAGTGGCTGCTGTTGCTGAGGAAGGAGTTGGGCTGTGAACCCATCCTAGCAGTGTGGggtgaggaggagggggaggacaCTGCTCTCCTCCAGCCCTCCCTTAAGGGGTGGGATGGGGAAGGACTTGGCTCTGGGTGTGCTGGTGGAAACAGGATTGTGTTTTCTGACAGAGCAAACCTTGTTTCTTTCTAAACCCCAACTCCCCTGCAGGTGCTGCACTGCACTGGCCACATCCGTGTGTACGACACGTGTGGGAACCAGAGCCACTGTGGCTACAAAAAGCCTCCCATGACCTGCCTGGTGTTGATCTGTGAACCTATTCCTCACCCATCAAACATTGAGGTCCCCCTGGACAGTAAAACGTTCCTCAGTCGTCACAGTCTGGATATGAAATTTTCTTATTGTGATGAAAGGTAATGTGTATGATTTATACTGTAAAAAGTCATTCATTTGGAACATTTGCAGGGCTGGTACATGTTGGCTAGTGTTTTTCTCAATAATTTGATTTATCTTGACAATGCAGTCATTGATGGCATGCTTTGGGCTTTTCCTAACTGATCAGGATGCTTTAAAAGCCAGATTTTTAGATCTAAGGAGGATACAGGGTTATCACTTCAGAATAACAGAGGGAAAATGATGTTTTCTGCAGGCAGACAGTGACAGGACCATGGTTGTAAACAGAGGGcatgtttagattagatattaggaagaaattcttgacaAGGAGCTGTGGCTACCCCATCCCTGaaggtgttccaggccaggctggatggagctctgagcagcctgctccagtgaaaggtgtccctgcccatggcaagggtttggaacaagatggtcttgaaggtgccttccaacccaagccattctaggattctatgaatAAATCCTTTGCCTTCACTTAACTGCCTCTTCAAACTGGTCTTTACTATAGTGGCAGTGGTTTAAATTGAAATGAGTGGATTCTTCCAGACACTGATAAAGCAGGATTTTAGGTTTGTCAAAGATGGGGCATTCTGGTGACAGAAAAGAGTATGTGTGTAATACTTGTCAGATGTATTTTATTGCTACTGCTTCCCCCCCTCTCCCTTCCTCAGGGGATCAGTGTCTGCTTTCTTctatcaaaaaaaccccagatgttCAGCTGTACTTTTAATGCAATACATCTGCTGTTGAAAAATGAGATTTTGTGTTCTGGTGCAAATCAGGGGTGTAGTCAGACATCAGACTGATTTTCCTATCCTCTGGGAACTTAGCTTGATAAATTTGATAAATGCAAATGAAGGAAATAGCTcaagtttttttgtttggggttggtttgtttcatttttttgtttgtttttaatttggtgTCATTTGTTACTACCTATTCCTTTATAACAAAAGTGAATTTCTAGTTAGTTGTTGCAGTTAGATGCAGGAAGAGGTTGATACATGGTAATTTCTGACCTCTGCAGTAACAACCTTTCTAGGACTGATGGTGTCACATAAAAGGTACTTATTTGGTCACTTTTTGCATCTAGAATGGGGCAAAATAGAAGCACTTCCCTGGTTAGCACTGCCCTCTAGAGACTAAAGAAATCCCACTTGCCTTAAAAGCAGGCCTAGTGCTTGAGTGGGAAGAGTAAATCTGATTCCTATTTCTCTAAGTTACAGGATTAAAGCTGTTGAAGTGTATCTTTATTATTTTGTTAAATTCTCATGTTTGCCTAAGCTGGTCTGTAAGTAGCTGGTCTACCCTGAAGCAAAAAGACAAAAATGTCTAAAAAGAAGGGATTTGTTTAATCCTATCCCCACTACATGATTTATAAATACTCAGCGACAAGTAAAATCCTATGCCTACTGAAATTTCTCTTTTAAAGAAGCATCAAAATAGCAATTTATTTCAAAATGAAAAGTCCCAATAAGCCAAATTTGCTGCTAATATCTGTGGAAGTGATTCTTAAGGTTTTTCTAGATGTGCAAGCATCCAAATGCTCTGGTATTTGTGCTGGCCAGTGTTTGCTTTCACATAGcaattttttcccttgttttaaaGAATTACAGAGTTGATGGGGTATGAGCCAGAGGAGCTCCTGGGTCGCTCAATCTATGAGTACTATCACGCACTGGATTCTGATCATCTGACCAAAACACACCATGACAGTAAGTGAAAACTCAATTTAAAGCCCTCAAACTACAGGAGATGAGAGACAGCCCTGGGGGAAAGCAGCAGAAGAACAAAGGCTTTCTTTTAGTTGCAGATAGCAATCTGCAATGAATACTGACCTCAAACAGTTCTTGTGGGGTTTTTCTGCCTGTAATTGAAGCTGGTGTTCTTTCTGCTTTTAGTGTTCACAAAAGGGCAGGTGACAACAGGACAGTACAGAATGCTGGCCAAACAAGGTGGCTATGTCTGGGTTGAAACTCAAGCAACTGTTATATACAACACTAAGAATTCTCAGCCACAGTGCATAGTGTGTGTGAACTATGTGTTGAGGTAAGTTGAGTGGACTTCAGTGTTCTTTGTCATCGTTTTTAGTGAAGACCAAGTCAGATTCTGATGGCACACTTCCCTGCTGAGTGTGTTATGATGGTACTGTTCCCTACTAGTGGAATTTTTCTTAGAATACTGCCAGTCCTAGGATTAGAAATTGTATTTGAGAACAAAATGCTTTTTTGGTCTAGTGATGTCAGTAGATGATCTCTGCAGAAAAATGAGTGTAGAACCAGCCTCTTCTGTATGATTGGAAGCATTTGAGCATTTGCATTTTAGACAACTCTCTAATCTTTGTCCCAAGTCTGGAGCAGTTAATTCCACCAACAACTTTGTCATGGAGTCAGAGCAGCAGTAGTGGTGTCATTTTCAATCCCATCTatctttttcttcctgagaactCCTCTTTTAGTTGAAAGCTTCAGCTCAGGGCAGACTGGTTGACTATTCTTCTGCAAATGTCTAATAATCCTAAATTAGTTTTTCTAAACTACAGTGAATGTCCCAATATAAGTCTAGCAAGATATTGCACATTCATTTAAAGCAAAGAAAAGCTGTTTAGGAAatatctttttttcctctttaaaaaatcttttcctttttcAATGCTTTCAGAAAAGCATGTTTTTGTTTGTTACCTTTTTATGATTGCACCACAATTAGTGCTTGCTTTGTCTGTTACTTTTGAGGAAAGAATGAGTAACAAAATAAATTCTTAAAGCTCTTATCCTGGTAATTTTGTGGGATATGTGTGGtggggtgttttttgtttgttttggtttggggtttttgggtgggGAGAGTGGGTGGGTTTCAACCTACAAAGCTATTAGTCCAGAACTTATTGCTTTTAGCTGTTCTTTAACAGTCATCTTCTTCTCTGTCTGACAGTGGAATTGTTCAGAAGGACTTAATTTTTTCCCTTGGACAAACTGAGTGTATGCTGAAACCAGTGGAGTCTCCTGACATGAAAATgaccaaaatattcagtaaagATGACCTGGATGATACCAACAGCCTATTTGAAAAACTTAAACAGGAACCAGATGCTTTAACTGTGCTAGCCCCAGCTGCTGGAGACACAATTATCTCTCTAGATTTCAGCAGTAATGGTGGGTGTGTGTTTAAATTGGAGAGCATGTTAATTAGCAAAGTTACTTTTTATAATAGATTTCATAAAATAACCTCCCAGTACCACTTGCCCAGTGGTATTTCAGCTGCTGTTTCAATTTAATGAGGTCCATAGACACACACAGTACTGTTACTTAGGTTGAtggtttcttttaatttttatagAGTCTGATGAACAACAATGTGATGAAGTTCCTTTGTATAACGATGTAATGCTCCCCTCATCCAGTGAGAAATTGCAGAATATAAATATGGCAATGTCCCCACTACCTGCCTCTGAAACTACAAAGCCACTTCGTAGCAATGCTGATCCTGCACTCAATAGAGAAGTTGTATCAAAGCTGGAGCCAAACACAGAGACACTCGAACTTTCTTTTACCATGCCTCAGGTGCAAGAACAACCAACCAGCCCTTCTGATGCAAGTACCAGCCAAAGTTCACCTGAGGTGAGTGTTGTCATTTGGATATGCTGTCATTAAAATGGATGTGCTGTTGGGCCTTGTGGGGCAGATCTGGTTAAGGATGCAGCCAGGACAGGAATTGGAAATTATTTCTACCTTATGACTTAAGCTCACACCATGATCTGAGGAAACTGATAAATTGTCATATCTTTTCATTAAAGTGAGTCTTGCAAATGTCTGCAATACTATCTGACAGCAATAAGGAGAGCTTGGGATTGATCTTTTTTGTTCAGCTGGTTCAGATACAGCTTCCCTAAACAGCAAAGTATTTGCAGTGAATTCCTGTAGAGGCTACTTCCAGGTTTCAGTTAAGCAATGCTTCCCTGGTGGGGTAAATTTGAGTGTAAATGTGTTTTCCTCTCCCATTTTAATTTTGTGCAGCTACAGCTTGGGATTAGTTTCTACATTAGAACATTTTGCAGAGAATCTGTAGGTAACAATGCCAAGTGTTGCAGTGACAGAAACCTAAAATTGTGTTCAAAATGTTTTCACAGCCCAGTAGTCCCAACGACTACTGCTTTGATGTGGATAATGATATGGCCAGTGAATTCAAACTGGAATTAGTGGAGAAACTCTTTGCCATAGATACAGAAGCAAAAAATCCATTCTCTACTCAGGTAATGTACAGTAACTTAGAATAAGATGATAAAGAATTTTGAgtgtaattattttcttttttgaatgTTTTTAGGCACCTCCTTCCCTTTTTGTGTAATATTTTgattaaaacataaaaaaaaaaaaaataaaaatttaaggaTTTAGTAAAAGGAAAAGCCTTGATGAAGTCCTAGCTGAGGTTTCTTCCACACTGCTAAGTTCCCCCTCTTGTCCATTCCAGGAAACGGATTTAGATTTAGAGATGTTGGCTCCGTACATCCCGATGGATGACGACTTCCAGCTGCGCTCCTTCGATCAGCTGTCCCcgctggagagcagcagctcgTCCAGCTCGCAGAGTgcaggcagcagcatccccctgttccagcagcagcagcagggccaggcaggcgGGGCCAGCCCCGAGGAGGTGAAGCTGAAGCCAGCAGAGCACGGGGATGAGGTGAAGCCCATCGTGGTCCCCTCCTCGCCCCCGCGCGGGGGCCCCGAgcccggcagcgcccccgcctCGCCCTACGCGGGCAGCAGGAGTCGAACTGCCTCGCCCAtcagggcagggaagggaacGGTGGAGCAGGGGGAAAAGCCTTCTCCAGGAGCACCCAGCTTGCTAACAGTCACTCTCAATGAAAGGTATTTTAAAAGGGCAGCCTAAGCTGTGGTGTCTGTTCAAGGAATTAGATATCAGTTCTGCCAGCTGTTGTGTGTTCATCCTCAGCGTTCTTCACAGACGTTTAAATTTGGACATGTCAAATGAGTCCTTTTTTAATAGTAAACTCCCCTAAAGGTAATTTCATGGTAGCCTTTACCTAAGCACCTCATGTCAAAATTCTATTCTACTCTTGTACCTGGTGTGCAGCATTTATAAAAACGCAGGCAATTCAGGTAGTTACACCCATACAATGTTTCTGGTGCTTTCCTTGTCCACTGTGTTAGAGGTAAGAGGCAACTACAGTCTGTGCTGCAGATACTGCAGATATCAGGTGTACAGATATCTACAAGCAATAGATATTGCTTTTCAAACTAAATGTGTTTTGTGATGATCTGTGGTGCCTGTAGTACTTAGTTATCACAATAGAAAACTATATTAAGTCAACCATGAGATTTGTGATATGTCAAAGATTTATCTGTACATAGAAATATTCAGAGTAGACTTTCCCTCAcccttccttcccttttttctgTTGATAGTGAACTGTTGAACTTTTATGCTTTTTTTCTGCAGATTTAAAAATTTTTGTTAAAACTCATTCTGAGCTTCACAGCAAGATTAAAGGCTAGTATTTGCTATGCTCATAGAAAATGATTGCTAAAATAAGTCAATTTATGAACAAAAAGTAGTGGAGCTCATAAATTCTGTGATGTTTTATATAAAAGTGTCCACCAAAGAAGAATGGCTCAAGGAAAGTAGAAACGTCTTAACAGCCTGAATCAATTTTTCTTAGATCTACTGCACTGGATGAAGAACTAAATCCAAAGATGCTAGCTTTGCATAATGCTCAGAGAAAACGAAAAATGGAACATGATGGTTCACTTTTTCAGGCAGTTGGAATTGTGAGTTTTGTTTTACCATTTTAAAATATTCACTTTTAACCTTGCAATTTCTGAAATGAGGCATCAGTGCAGACTTCTGAGTTAAGCTGTTGGTAAGCACTGGAATCTTGGGATGAGAGATAATTGATAGTGAAATTTTAATAGATCTATATATGCAGATACTCCACTTTCGGTTCTCTTTTACTGTCAACTTTTCAAAAGGGCCCTCTACACCCATGTGCATTTCTTGATTAGATAGAAGATACTCTTCTGTGAACATATGTGTTTCTTTAGTAGAATATGCACAAGTGTAAGACATCACATTTAAATGTGTAATTGCTGTACTTATTTAACTTTTGAATTCAAACTCAGTTTTCACATTTGTCAACACTGAAGATTAGTGTTCTTAGGCTTCTTcctatgcttttatttttccattgGGTCTGAGATTCCTTTGCTTAATCAGATAAGACCATCTGAACTGTGAGGGAAGAGAGCTCCTCTAATAACCTAGCTGATGTCTATTACTGCCCCTCCCTTCATGCATGCTCTCTCTAGTATTAGTGTGGGCACTTGGGAATAGCTCATCCTCATCTGTCCCAGCTATTCGAAAGAAACTTTGCACATAGTCCTACATTTGTGTCACTTGATTGGGGGTTGTCCAGCTTGTTATTTTCTGCAAGGGTACCTTGTCTCCATAATCTTTGTCTCTCACTGTCAGTTCTCAGTATTTTGAAACCTTGAGCTTTGCCATTGCACACTGTTCTTTATCATCTTCACTGCAAATTCCCACTTGTCAAGTTTTAAGAAGTCTTAGTCTTAATTCCTGTATGGCAGTGTAGCCTTTGAGCTTCTTTGTTTCTCTGCTGGGCCACCTCCTAGTTGTAGTCATCTACCCTATCTTACAGTGCAGGATTATTTTTCCTCTGAACCCTCCTTACTCCTGTTCTAGCATTCCAGTCTGGGCATAAGACAAATCAGTTTTTCTATGCCATTTCTATGTGGTTGTTTTCATTTGTTAAATGCTTTGCACTTCCATGCACATTGTTCTGCTGCTTCCAGAAGCCCTGTAAGAATTCACAGCTCTGCAAGAAAGGTTATTGCTTTCCACTGCCCTTTTCTCATGCAAGGGTGCTACAGCTCATAGTTTTGCTGGTAAAATATTCAAAACACTATGGAATGTTATTAAATGCACAGAACACAAGCAGTTCAGTGTGAACTGCTGGAATAGTGTTCAGGCTTCTGTGCTTAGTGCCAGTTTCATGCTTACAGGTTCAGACTTCATCTTTTGCTAAACTTTTTCTTTTGTCTGTATCTGACAAAAGTGTTCCAAATATTGTGATGGTTTCTCAGAGTCAGAAGCTGGATTTCCATGAAGCTGGGTCTTAGTGAAGTTATTTTAAGAAGTGCTTTTGTTGTTTGGCTTCTGTCTCCACAATGGATTTCTGGGAGGATATACAGGCCTTTCACACAAGCAGAAAAATGATGTTAAATCCAAGCTTAGAATATATGCTGTTCTAGGGCTGTACAAACACTTGCCACAAATTTTTAGCTCTAGGGAAGTGGGATGTATTTTGCAAGAGTGAAAATAAGTGGAGACCAAAGTAAAATATTACTTTAGCTTCCTAGAAAACAGGAGAATTAGACAAGGACAAGATATAGTAAGATGATAAAATATTGTGTTATAGTGAGTTTATAAAATAATGATTTAAATCACTACATGGGAACA is drawn from Melospiza melodia melodia isolate bMelMel2 chromosome 6, bMelMel2.pri, whole genome shotgun sequence and contains these coding sequences:
- the HIF1A gene encoding hypoxia-inducible factor 1-alpha, which translates into the protein MDSPGGVTDKKRISSERRKEKSRDAARCRRSKESEVFYELAHQLPLPHTVSAHLDKASIMRLTISYLRMRKLLDAGELETEAKMEKELNCFYLKALDGFVMVLSEDGDMIYMSENVNKCMGLTQFELTGHSVFDFTHPCDHEELREMLTHRNGPVKKGKEQNTERSFFLRMKCTLTSRGRTVNIKSATWKVLHCTGHIRVYDTCGNQSHCGYKKPPMTCLVLICEPIPHPSNIEVPLDSKTFLSRHSLDMKFSYCDERITELMGYEPEELLGRSIYEYYHALDSDHLTKTHHDMFTKGQVTTGQYRMLAKQGGYVWVETQATVIYNTKNSQPQCIVCVNYVLSGIVQKDLIFSLGQTECMLKPVESPDMKMTKIFSKDDLDDTNSLFEKLKQEPDALTVLAPAAGDTIISLDFSSNESDEQQCDEVPLYNDVMLPSSSEKLQNINMAMSPLPASETTKPLRSNADPALNREVVSKLEPNTETLELSFTMPQVQEQPTSPSDASTSQSSPEPSSPNDYCFDVDNDMASEFKLELVEKLFAIDTEAKNPFSTQETDLDLEMLAPYIPMDDDFQLRSFDQLSPLESSSSSSSQSAGSSIPLFQQQQQGQAGGASPEEVKLKPAEHGDEVKPIVVPSSPPRGGPEPGSAPASPYAGSRSRTASPIRAGKGTVEQGEKPSPGAPSLLTVTLNERSTALDEELNPKMLALHNAQRKRKMEHDGSLFQAVGIGSLFQQTGDRGGNASLAWKRVKGCKTNNHSGVEQKTIILLSTDIASKLLGQSMDESGLPQLTSYDCEVNAPIQGNRNLLQGEELLRALDQVN